From Deltaproteobacteria bacterium, one genomic window encodes:
- a CDS encoding acyl-CoA dehydrogenase family protein, whose amino-acid sequence MVCSTEAPRGGAFLIEPVTEREPFIREDFGPDDEHFAAIADAFVAKEVLPRIDAIEAQEPGLMPHLLKRAGELGLLMLEIPSEYGGLGVSKTVALLVAARGSVCGSFSVSWTAHTGIGSLPLVLYGTDEQRARYLPRLATGEWLAAYALSEPGSGSDALGAKAKAVLSADGSTYRLNGVKQFITNAGFADLFTVFAKVDGEKFTAFLIERATPGVSIGPEEHKLGIKGSSTCQLILEDVDVPVANVLGTIGAGHKIAFNILNIGRLKLGGIATEGAKGSLHEAMRYAVARKQFQTPIVQFGAIQRKIADMAARIYASESMTYRTAGLLDAGCERLDRGAASYWSDVQKVTEEFAIEQSILKVYGSETLDFCVDETLQMLGGYGYIEEYGFARRYRDSRINRIFEGTNEINRLLIPGTLMKRAMTGALPLLDFIHHVHAELDAPPANDSSALLAAEQAALDGAKRLTAYAAGVLVEREPADLSRKQQHLELFSDMICEVYALDSALGRTLKLIRQRGADACAAEIDLTRLVAADTSERFSQAARRLLSNDAETATRHLGAMAKLCSYVPVGSLDLKTRVAERIIAQYQPAT is encoded by the coding sequence ATGGTTTGTAGCACCGAAGCCCCGCGCGGCGGCGCGTTCTTGATCGAGCCGGTCACCGAGCGCGAGCCGTTCATCCGCGAAGACTTCGGGCCCGACGACGAGCATTTCGCGGCGATTGCCGACGCCTTCGTCGCGAAGGAAGTGTTGCCGCGCATCGACGCCATCGAGGCGCAGGAGCCGGGCCTCATGCCGCACCTGCTCAAGCGCGCCGGCGAACTCGGGCTGCTGATGCTGGAGATTCCCAGCGAGTACGGCGGACTTGGCGTCAGCAAGACCGTCGCGTTGCTGGTGGCTGCGCGCGGCAGCGTGTGCGGCTCGTTCAGCGTCTCATGGACGGCCCATACGGGCATCGGCTCGCTGCCGCTCGTGCTCTACGGCACTGACGAACAGCGCGCGCGCTATCTTCCTCGACTCGCCACCGGAGAGTGGCTCGCCGCGTATGCGTTGAGCGAACCGGGTTCCGGCAGCGACGCGCTCGGCGCCAAAGCCAAGGCGGTGCTGTCCGCCGACGGGTCGACGTACCGACTCAACGGCGTGAAGCAGTTCATCACCAACGCCGGCTTCGCCGATCTCTTCACCGTCTTCGCCAAAGTCGACGGCGAGAAGTTCACCGCATTTCTGATCGAGCGCGCCACGCCCGGCGTCAGCATCGGTCCCGAAGAACACAAGCTGGGCATCAAAGGCTCGTCGACGTGCCAGCTCATCCTCGAAGACGTCGACGTGCCGGTCGCCAACGTGCTCGGCACCATCGGCGCCGGCCACAAGATCGCGTTCAACATCCTCAACATCGGCCGACTCAAACTCGGCGGCATCGCCACCGAGGGGGCCAAGGGCTCGCTGCACGAAGCGATGCGCTACGCGGTGGCGCGCAAACAGTTTCAGACGCCGATCGTTCAATTCGGCGCCATTCAGCGCAAGATTGCCGACATGGCCGCGCGCATTTATGCGTCCGAGAGCATGACCTATCGCACCGCCGGTTTGCTCGACGCCGGCTGCGAGCGGCTCGACCGCGGCGCCGCGTCGTATTGGAGCGACGTGCAAAAGGTCACCGAGGAATTCGCCATCGAGCAATCGATCCTGAAAGTCTACGGCAGCGAGACGCTCGACTTCTGCGTCGACGAGACGCTGCAGATGCTCGGCGGCTATGGCTACATTGAAGAGTACGGGTTCGCGCGCCGCTACCGCGACTCGCGCATCAATCGCATCTTCGAGGGCACCAACGAGATCAACCGGCTGCTGATTCCCGGCACGCTGATGAAGCGCGCCATGACCGGTGCGTTGCCGCTGCTCGATTTCATCCATCATGTGCACGCTGAACTCGACGCGCCGCCGGCGAACGACAGCAGCGCTCTGTTAGCCGCCGAGCAAGCGGCGCTCGACGGCGCGAAGCGTCTCACTGCCTACGCCGCCGGCGTGTTGGTCGAGCGCGAGCCGGCCGACTTGAGCCGCAAGCAGCAGCACCTCGAATTGTTCAGCGACATGATCTGCGAAGTCTACGCGCTCGACAGCGCGCTGGGCCGCACGCTCAAGCTGATCCGCCAACGCGGTGCCGACGCGTGCGCCGCCGAGATCGATCTCACGCGACTAGTCGCCGCCGACACCAGCGAGCGCTTCAGCCAAGCCGCGCGCCGCTTGCTGTCGAATGACGCGGAGACGGCAACGCGTCACCTCGGTGCGATGGCGAAACTCTGCAGCTACGTCCCCGTCGGTTCGCTCGATCTCAAGACCCGCGTCGCCGAACGCATCATCGCGCAATACCAACCGGCGACCTGA
- the nadA gene encoding quinolinate synthase NadA, whose product MYSEAACGDIAALVTRIRQLKAERNAVVLAHNYQRPEIFEVADFVGDSLELARQANGVTANVIVFCGVHFMAETAKILNPEKTVLLPDMRAGCSLADSVNAEELIERQTELRKLYPDLMTVAYVNTTAEVKAVVDACCTSSNAVQIVEALPTQHILFVPDEHLGQYVQSKTAKTVISWNGNCYVHHQITPANIQAVKDSLPNLKVLVHPECRADVVALADAVLSTSGMVKYAKESSATDFLVVTECGLSDRLLIEVPEKKFYKACKLCQFMKMITLEGTMQALERMQYEVVLEETVRAGAERSLRRMLELSQ is encoded by the coding sequence ATGTACAGCGAAGCCGCCTGCGGCGACATCGCCGCGTTGGTGACGCGCATCCGCCAGCTCAAGGCCGAGCGCAACGCGGTGGTCCTGGCGCACAACTACCAGCGCCCGGAGATTTTTGAGGTGGCGGACTTCGTCGGCGATTCGTTGGAGCTGGCGCGGCAAGCCAACGGGGTAACCGCCAACGTCATCGTGTTCTGCGGCGTCCACTTCATGGCCGAGACGGCGAAGATCCTCAATCCGGAGAAGACCGTTTTGCTCCCCGATATGCGCGCCGGTTGTTCACTCGCTGACAGCGTGAACGCCGAGGAATTGATCGAACGCCAAACCGAGCTGCGCAAACTCTATCCGGACCTCATGACGGTCGCCTACGTCAACACCACCGCCGAGGTCAAAGCCGTGGTCGACGCTTGCTGCACCTCTTCCAACGCGGTGCAGATCGTCGAGGCCCTGCCGACACAGCACATCCTGTTCGTACCCGACGAGCATCTCGGGCAGTACGTACAGAGCAAAACCGCGAAGACGGTCATCTCGTGGAATGGTAACTGTTACGTCCATCACCAGATCACGCCGGCCAACATCCAGGCGGTGAAGGACTCACTGCCGAACCTCAAGGTGCTGGTGCATCCCGAGTGTCGCGCCGACGTGGTCGCGTTGGCCGACGCTGTGCTGAGCACGAGCGGGATGGTGAAGTACGCCAAGGAAAGCAGCGCCACCGACTTTCTCGTCGTCACTGAGTGCGGGCTGTCCGACCGTCTGCTGATCGAAGTGCCCGAAAAGAAATTCTACAAGGCGTGCAAGCTCTGCCAGTTCATGAAGATGATCACGCTGGAGGGCACGATGCAGGCGCTCGAACGGATGCAATACGAGGTCGTGCTGGAGGAAACAGTGCGCGCTGGCGCCGAGCGTTCGCTGCGTCGCATGCTCGAATTGAGTCAGTAG
- a CDS encoding NUDIX hydrolase: MKSAHGQNHPWVAVDVVIFTIDEGELKALLVKLKDGPFTGRWALPGGLVSVGEPLEAAATRELSEKTGLRDLYLEQLRSFGSPTRDPHAHVVSVAYFALLPHKDRDTLAHPKYARLEWRAVTALPSLAYDHNAVARYALDRLRAKLAYTNIVYSLLPREFTLGQLQEIYEVILGRSLDRRNFRKKLLATGLLRALPKVRRGPHRPATLYAFTHRRPMNIPML; the protein is encoded by the coding sequence ATGAAGTCCGCGCACGGCCAGAACCATCCCTGGGTCGCCGTCGACGTGGTGATCTTCACCATCGACGAGGGTGAACTGAAGGCGCTGCTGGTGAAACTGAAGGACGGGCCGTTCACCGGTCGCTGGGCGTTGCCGGGCGGCCTGGTGAGCGTTGGCGAACCGCTCGAAGCGGCGGCGACGCGCGAACTGTCCGAAAAAACCGGGTTACGCGATCTCTACCTCGAGCAGTTGCGCAGCTTCGGTTCTCCGACGCGCGATCCCCACGCGCACGTGGTGTCGGTAGCGTACTTTGCGCTGCTGCCGCACAAGGACCGCGACACGCTGGCACATCCGAAGTACGCACGACTCGAATGGCGCGCGGTCACGGCGCTGCCATCGCTCGCATACGACCACAACGCGGTGGCGCGCTACGCACTTGATCGCCTGCGGGCGAAGCTGGCGTACACCAACATCGTCTACAGCTTGCTGCCGCGCGAGTTCACCTTGGGGCAGTTGCAAGAGATTTATGAAGTCATCCTCGGCCGCTCGCTCGATCGCCGCAACTTCCGCAAGAAGCTGCTGGCCACCGGGCTGCTGCGCGCGCTTCCAAAAGTCCGCCGCGGCCCGCACCGCCCGGCAACGCTCTACGCTTTCACCCACCGCCGGCCGATGAATATTCCAATGCTGTGA
- a CDS encoding MATE family efflux transporter, protein MTTLNMDGDASSLALTADAASVATTARAELRRTIWNLAWPVIVTFLFESMVGLVDTLMVGRLGAAAVAAVGVGAQVLSGVSVAMTAVGTGTLALVARHIGAGEPDEARRVLAQSVVTAVALSLVMITPVILWAPAIVHAFGVEASVVDLGGAFVRLVMLSIPASAVLFVIGSALRGAGDTRTPLAIGLTVNIINIAGNYVLIFGKLGLPALGVRGSAIATAVAFTSGATFGLVLLARGTLVLRLVAAHLRPHLHTVRRVLSIGYPAAAEQMLMQFGFFIYLIFAARYGTSAVAAYFIGVRILALSFLPGFGFAAAAGALVGQNLGARNPTRAEQAGWMANRMSVTMMSVTGVIIFMSATHIARVFVDDPAVVDGTVWFIYMLAAAQPLMAVDFTIGGALRGAGDTRFPLITVLVAFYGCRLGCAYLASSVLHLSLKWVWAALIGDYVARAALKSWRFRSGRWKTISV, encoded by the coding sequence GTGACGACTCTCAACATGGACGGCGATGCATCATCCCTGGCGCTCACTGCCGACGCGGCGAGTGTAGCCACGACGGCGCGCGCCGAACTGCGGCGCACGATCTGGAACCTCGCCTGGCCGGTGATCGTCACCTTTCTGTTCGAGTCGATGGTCGGCCTGGTCGACACGTTGATGGTCGGCCGACTCGGGGCGGCAGCCGTGGCCGCGGTCGGGGTCGGCGCGCAAGTGTTGTCGGGTGTGAGCGTCGCCATGACCGCGGTCGGCACCGGCACCTTGGCGCTGGTGGCGCGGCATATCGGTGCGGGCGAGCCCGATGAAGCGCGGCGCGTGCTAGCGCAGTCGGTGGTAACGGCGGTGGCGCTGTCGTTGGTGATGATCACGCCGGTGATCTTGTGGGCGCCCGCGATCGTCCACGCGTTCGGCGTGGAGGCGAGCGTCGTCGATCTCGGCGGCGCGTTCGTGCGTTTGGTGATGCTGTCGATTCCCGCCTCCGCGGTGTTGTTCGTCATCGGGTCGGCGCTGCGCGGCGCGGGCGACACGCGCACACCGTTGGCCATCGGTCTGACCGTGAACATCATCAACATCGCTGGCAACTACGTCTTGATCTTCGGCAAACTCGGCCTGCCCGCGCTCGGCGTGCGCGGTTCGGCGATCGCCACGGCGGTCGCGTTCACCAGCGGCGCCACGTTCGGCCTGGTGCTGTTGGCGCGCGGCACGTTGGTGTTGCGGCTGGTTGCGGCGCACCTGCGGCCGCACCTGCACACCGTGCGGCGCGTCCTCAGCATCGGCTATCCCGCCGCGGCCGAGCAGATGCTGATGCAGTTCGGCTTCTTCATCTACCTGATCTTCGCGGCCCGCTACGGGACCAGCGCGGTGGCGGCGTATTTCATCGGCGTCCGCATCTTGGCATTGTCGTTTCTGCCGGGCTTCGGCTTTGCCGCCGCGGCTGGCGCGCTGGTCGGGCAAAATCTCGGCGCGCGCAATCCCACTCGCGCCGAGCAAGCCGGATGGATGGCCAACCGCATGTCGGTGACGATGATGTCAGTCACCGGCGTCATCATCTTCATGAGCGCCACGCACATTGCCCGCGTGTTCGTCGACGATCCGGCAGTCGTCGACGGCACGGTGTGGTTCATCTACATGCTCGCCGCGGCGCAGCCGCTGATGGCGGTCGATTTCACCATCGGCGGCGCCTTACGCGGTGCCGGCGATACGCGCTTCCCGCTCATCACGGTGCTGGTCGCATTCTACGGTTGCCGGTTGGGATGCGCGTACCTCGCGTCGTCCGTACTGCACCTGTCGCTGAAATGGGTGTGGGCGGCACTAATCGGCGACTACGTTGCGCGCGCCGCACTGAAATCGTGGCGCTTCCGCAGCGGACGTTGGAAGACGATCTCCGTGTGA
- a CDS encoding outer membrane lipoprotein-sorting protein, which translates to MRSWVIGATAIATLVASRVAAQDTGRLPALLRAVEEESRVTALVRADGELTVASPEETHRFPAILIYRPGTVGTDLYVELGNDGGKALILNDGTQAFRLAKGATQAQPFPADATLADSEFAREDLQPLRIANFADTRISDEGAGRMTVSIAPKASPYCLLVVTFDTERNIPLKVMYYQQTPNNLVKMQRNSDQVLVGRKWLPTTVTMEDFKMRTMSTLTLKWSQPPSVSPERFDPALLAKTVGGR; encoded by the coding sequence ATGCGCAGTTGGGTGATTGGAGCGACGGCGATAGCGACGCTGGTCGCTTCCCGGGTCGCGGCACAGGACACCGGCCGCCTGCCCGCTCTGCTACGCGCCGTCGAGGAGGAATCGCGTGTCACCGCGCTAGTGCGCGCCGACGGCGAGCTGACCGTCGCCTCGCCGGAGGAAACCCATCGCTTTCCCGCCATCCTGATCTACCGGCCGGGCACCGTCGGCACTGATCTCTACGTCGAGTTGGGCAACGACGGCGGCAAGGCGCTCATCTTGAACGACGGCACGCAAGCGTTCCGTCTCGCCAAGGGCGCCACGCAGGCGCAACCCTTTCCAGCCGACGCGACGCTCGCGGACAGCGAGTTCGCGCGCGAGGATCTGCAACCGCTGCGGATCGCGAACTTCGCCGACACTCGCATCAGCGATGAGGGGGCCGGCCGCATGACCGTTTCAATCGCCCCGAAGGCTTCGCCCTACTGTTTGCTGGTGGTCACTTTCGATACCGAGCGGAACATTCCCCTCAAGGTCATGTACTACCAACAGACGCCCAACAATCTGGTGAAGATGCAACGCAACAGCGATCAGGTGTTGGTTGGCCGCAAGTGGCTGCCGACCACGGTGACGATGGAAGATTTCAAGATGCGGACGATGAGCACGCTGACCCTGAAGTGGAGTCAGCCCCCGAGCGTTTCGCCTGAGCGGTTCGATCCGGCGCTCCTGGCGAAGACAGTAGGCGGAAGATAG
- a CDS encoding c-type cytochrome, with amino-acid sequence MRRIGWGRLLAFVLIIENGFLLFPIVRDFVLSSEESPAARGRQVALNLGCFNCHGPDGRGNVPNHGSKFDTVPGFGEQTLMMFVKSDAELREYILDGGPQRRLQSESYRDEMAAQALRMPAFRGWVSNRDVDALVAYLRVVSGLLSPKDAIVVSGEQLAGKLGCFSCHGEMGMGGRPNPGSLKGYIPGFLGEDFHELVHDDDELMTWLRDGALPRIGGSGLGGFFFKRQRVRMPEYKRFVPEEDLQALAAYVRWLAAGTWRHEQLSS; translated from the coding sequence ATGCGGCGCATCGGTTGGGGCCGGCTGCTGGCCTTCGTGCTGATCATCGAGAACGGCTTCTTGCTGTTCCCGATCGTGCGCGACTTCGTGCTCAGCAGCGAGGAGAGTCCGGCGGCACGTGGGCGCCAAGTGGCACTGAATCTGGGTTGCTTCAACTGCCACGGTCCCGACGGCCGCGGCAACGTGCCCAATCACGGCAGCAAGTTCGACACCGTGCCCGGCTTCGGCGAGCAAACGTTGATGATGTTCGTGAAGAGCGACGCCGAGCTACGCGAATACATCCTCGATGGCGGCCCGCAACGCCGCCTCCAGAGTGAAAGCTACCGCGACGAGATGGCAGCGCAGGCGCTGCGGATGCCGGCGTTCCGCGGCTGGGTGAGCAATCGCGACGTCGACGCCCTAGTGGCGTATCTGCGCGTGGTGTCCGGTCTGTTGAGTCCAAAGGATGCAATTGTAGTCAGCGGCGAGCAACTCGCCGGCAAACTTGGTTGCTTTTCCTGTCACGGCGAGATGGGGATGGGCGGCCGGCCGAACCCCGGTTCGCTGAAGGGATACATTCCCGGTTTTCTCGGTGAGGATTTCCACGAGTTGGTGCACGACGACGACGAGCTGATGACCTGGTTGCGCGACGGCGCGTTGCCGCGCATCGGGGGCAGCGGCCTCGGGGGTTTTTTCTTCAAACGCCAGCGCGTTCGGATGCCCGAGTACAAGCGATTCGTTCCGGAAGAAGACCTGCAAGCCCTGGCGGCCTACGTGCGCTGGCTCGCCGCCGGCACGTGGCGCCACGAGCAACTGTCATCGTAG
- a CDS encoding porin → MRRHTTVRLVAVMAGWAGLALVANGTVAGAQTLQERVDALEKKVGDGSKTAVDDYGIKFHGLIAVDYTYDINAPDSGGPFLTLFDNEKNSFLLNLANLHVERQSEKGVGFVFDMDFGKTADVVNNTTFFGKHDSSGAPVTGNGTDFFDARQFYITYKVPVGSGLNLKVGRFVTLAGAEIIKSYNNINYNISNSILFGFAIPFTHTGIMGSYAFNDQLSVDLGLVNGWDDVSDNNNGKSFHGGITVAPDPRFSWYTTIMYGPEQNDRSGSKRFLATTLFTVKATDQLTLIADYNYGNESNVSLTSSGLPNATSTTALYGAPGNAEWQGVAGYIVYAPLDELQLSFRSEVFDDPDGVRTLVQQPGYGPGATYWEVTPTVSYRIADGLWWRNEYRHDEADKQVFPTSDHMARGQDTIATELIYTF, encoded by the coding sequence ATGAGAAGGCACACTACGGTACGTCTGGTCGCGGTCATGGCAGGTTGGGCGGGCCTGGCGCTCGTTGCCAACGGCACGGTCGCGGGCGCGCAAACGCTGCAGGAGCGCGTCGACGCGCTCGAGAAGAAAGTCGGCGACGGGAGCAAGACTGCCGTCGACGACTACGGCATCAAGTTCCACGGCTTGATCGCGGTCGACTATACCTACGACATCAATGCCCCCGACAGCGGCGGGCCGTTTTTGACTCTGTTCGATAACGAGAAGAACAGCTTCCTGCTCAATCTTGCCAACCTGCACGTCGAGCGGCAGTCGGAGAAGGGGGTCGGCTTCGTCTTCGATATGGACTTCGGCAAGACCGCGGACGTGGTCAACAACACCACGTTCTTCGGCAAACACGACAGCTCGGGCGCACCCGTCACCGGCAACGGCACGGACTTCTTCGATGCGCGTCAGTTCTACATCACCTACAAGGTTCCGGTCGGCAGCGGCCTGAACTTGAAGGTCGGTCGCTTCGTCACGCTGGCGGGCGCGGAGATCATCAAGTCGTACAACAACATCAACTACAACATCAGCAACTCGATTTTGTTCGGCTTCGCGATTCCGTTCACGCACACCGGCATCATGGGCAGCTATGCGTTCAACGACCAGCTCAGTGTCGACCTCGGGTTGGTGAACGGCTGGGACGACGTCTCCGACAACAACAACGGCAAGAGCTTCCATGGCGGCATCACGGTCGCGCCTGATCCCCGCTTCTCGTGGTACACCACGATCATGTACGGACCGGAGCAGAACGACCGCTCGGGTTCCAAGCGCTTCCTGGCCACGACGTTGTTCACCGTCAAGGCCACCGATCAGTTGACTCTGATTGCCGACTACAACTACGGCAATGAGAGCAACGTGTCATTGACCAGTTCGGGCCTACCGAACGCGACCTCCACCACGGCGCTCTATGGCGCGCCGGGCAACGCGGAATGGCAAGGCGTCGCGGGTTACATTGTCTATGCGCCGCTCGATGAGTTGCAGCTCTCGTTCCGCAGTGAAGTCTTCGACGATCCGGATGGCGTCCGCACGCTGGTTCAGCAACCCGGCTACGGCCCTGGCGCCACCTATTGGGAAGTCACGCCCACCGTCAGCTACCGAATCGCCGACGGACTCTGGTGGCGCAACGAGTACCGGCACGACGAGGCGGACAAGCAAGTCTTCCCGACGAGCGACCACATGGCTCGCGGTCAGGACACGATCGCGACCGAGTTGATTTACACGTTCTGA
- a CDS encoding response regulator, giving the protein MIKHVLVVDDDPSIRLVIEHALAGEGYEVSTCDDGSEVMDRLARTRFDLVVLDLYMPGMNGFEVLRQIRARPLGTLPKPQTPPTVKILVISAHSDPATTQFVLKRGADTCLAKPFDLGDLLQVARQLTQLPHAARARRGRNNLTTA; this is encoded by the coding sequence GTGATCAAACACGTTCTCGTTGTCGATGATGACCCGTCGATTCGGCTGGTGATCGAACACGCGCTCGCCGGTGAGGGTTACGAGGTCAGCACCTGCGACGATGGCAGCGAAGTGATGGACCGGCTGGCGCGCACGCGCTTCGATTTGGTCGTGCTCGACCTGTACATGCCGGGCATGAACGGATTCGAAGTGCTGCGTCAGATCCGCGCGCGGCCACTCGGCACGCTGCCCAAGCCGCAGACACCGCCGACGGTCAAGATCCTCGTGATCTCCGCGCACAGCGACCCGGCGACGACCCAGTTCGTGCTCAAGCGCGGCGCCGACACCTGTCTAGCCAAGCCGTTCGATCTCGGCGATCTTCTGCAAGTGGCGCGGCAGCTCACCCAATTGCCACATGCGGCGCGCGCACGTCGCGGGCGCAACAATCTGACCACAGCCTAA
- a CDS encoding aldehyde dehydrogenase family protein produces MSSAQARGTPPTYRMYIDGAWCDASNGATYDLPNPATEAIVARVPNATRADMERAIAAARRAFDDGPWPRTSRHDRAKMIRRIIDGMEKRKEDLRQLLIIAAAAEYVSHPIQLDLPFELLANYADLALSFEFEKMLPTIITQSPMGAQAVSAMAYHQPVGVCGMIPTWNFPLFVSVQKLGPALAAGCTMIFKPSPYMPLIDLALAEIIEECDLPKGVFNVVTGESPDLGALLVESPLVDKISYTGSVATGKRIMAAAAGTLKRVHLELGGKSAAIVLDDADLDLVAPYTSGPSFFHAGQGCAMCTRVMVPASKHDAVVERLANFVNMIVKIGDPADPTVMLGPVIRAERRAKIEEYIESGKQQGAVLATGGGRPADLPKGYFLQPTIFGGVRNDMRIAREEIFGPVLSVMPFKDEDDAIRIANDSPYGLGGAIYSADRAKVIAMAKRIRTGTLNINGAVSLIHLPFGGFKDSGIGREGGWWGVNEYTEIQAIAWT; encoded by the coding sequence ATGTCGTCAGCCCAAGCGCGCGGGACGCCGCCAACCTATCGCATGTACATAGACGGCGCATGGTGCGACGCCAGCAACGGCGCCACCTACGATCTGCCGAATCCGGCCACCGAAGCGATCGTAGCGCGCGTTCCCAACGCCACGCGCGCCGACATGGAACGCGCCATCGCCGCCGCCCGGCGCGCGTTCGACGACGGGCCGTGGCCGCGCACCAGCCGGCATGATCGCGCCAAGATGATTCGCCGCATCATCGACGGAATGGAGAAGCGCAAGGAAGACCTGCGCCAGTTGCTCATCATCGCCGCCGCCGCGGAATACGTCTCGCATCCAATTCAACTCGACCTGCCGTTCGAGTTGCTGGCGAACTACGCCGACCTCGCGCTGTCGTTCGAGTTCGAGAAGATGCTGCCGACCATCATCACACAGAGCCCGATGGGCGCTCAGGCCGTCAGCGCCATGGCCTACCACCAACCGGTGGGTGTCTGCGGCATGATCCCGACCTGGAACTTTCCGCTCTTCGTGAGCGTGCAAAAACTCGGTCCGGCATTGGCCGCCGGCTGCACGATGATCTTCAAACCCTCGCCGTACATGCCGCTGATCGATCTCGCCCTCGCCGAGATCATCGAAGAGTGCGATCTGCCCAAGGGTGTCTTCAACGTCGTGACCGGCGAGAGTCCCGACCTCGGTGCGTTGCTGGTCGAGAGTCCGTTGGTCGACAAGATTAGTTACACCGGCAGCGTCGCGACTGGAAAGCGGATCATGGCCGCCGCCGCCGGCACGTTGAAGCGGGTGCACTTGGAGTTGGGCGGCAAGTCGGCGGCGATCGTTCTCGATGACGCCGATCTCGACTTGGTGGCCCCATACACTTCCGGTCCGAGTTTCTTCCACGCCGGGCAAGGCTGCGCGATGTGTACGCGGGTGATGGTGCCGGCCAGCAAGCACGACGCGGTGGTCGAGCGCCTGGCGAACTTCGTCAACATGATTGTGAAGATCGGCGACCCGGCCGATCCCACGGTGATGCTCGGCCCGGTGATTCGCGCAGAACGGCGCGCGAAGATCGAGGAGTACATCGAGTCCGGCAAGCAACAGGGCGCTGTGCTCGCCACCGGCGGCGGGCGGCCGGCGGATCTGCCGAAGGGTTACTTCTTGCAACCGACGATCTTCGGCGGCGTACGCAACGACATGCGGATCGCGCGTGAAGAAATCTTCGGCCCGGTGTTGTCGGTTATGCCGTTCAAAGACGAGGACGACGCCATCCGCATCGCCAATGATTCGCCCTACGGCCTCGGCGGCGCGATCTACAGCGCCGACCGCGCCAAGGTGATCGCGATGGCCAAGCGCATCCGTACCGGCACGTTGAACATCAACGGCGCCGTCAGCTTGATTCACCTCCCGTTCGGCGGCTTCAAAGACAGCGGCATCGGCCGCGAAGGCGGCTGGTGGGGCGTCAACGAGTACACGGAGATTCAAGCCATCGCATGGACGTGA
- a CDS encoding acyl-CoA dehydrogenase family protein yields MDLSYTPEQETFRLRLRRWLKENLPRGWGSDAFPPFATYEDEVAFMRDWQGQLYRAGWVGLAWPKEYGGQGATLVEQAIYNQEMARLRAPELINKVGVNNVGPTLIMFGSEEQKHRFMPKILSADEIWCQLFSEPGAGSDLASVRTKAERDGDGYRVSGQKVWTSYAQFSKWAICLARTDQDAPKHKGLSYLIVDMEAPGIEIRPLRQMTGGAEFNEVFMDNVFVPRSYLIGGENEGWHVSMHTLAHERGTAFCFKEQVKQKIWVDQLVELIRERAAGGQPVSASVRDEAVKAFINVEIMGLMNLKTITRLDRGELPGPESSLVKEFWTRISQHLQQVAVAAEGVHGQLLSGDAHALAGGRWATTYLYAQSNGIAGGTSEVQLNILAQRMLGLPKG; encoded by the coding sequence ATGGACCTTTCCTACACTCCCGAACAAGAAACCTTTCGCTTGCGGCTGCGCCGCTGGCTGAAAGAGAACCTGCCGCGCGGTTGGGGCAGCGATGCGTTTCCGCCATTCGCTACCTACGAAGATGAAGTCGCGTTCATGCGTGATTGGCAGGGCCAACTCTACCGCGCCGGTTGGGTCGGCCTCGCGTGGCCGAAGGAATACGGCGGACAGGGCGCGACGCTAGTCGAACAGGCAATCTACAACCAAGAAATGGCCCGCCTGCGCGCGCCCGAGCTGATCAACAAAGTTGGCGTCAACAACGTCGGGCCGACGCTGATCATGTTCGGCAGCGAAGAACAGAAGCACCGGTTCATGCCGAAGATTCTCTCGGCGGACGAAATTTGGTGCCAGCTCTTCAGCGAGCCGGGTGCCGGTTCCGATCTCGCGTCGGTGCGCACCAAAGCGGAGCGCGACGGCGACGGGTACCGCGTCAGCGGCCAAAAGGTCTGGACCAGCTACGCGCAGTTTTCCAAGTGGGCGATCTGTTTGGCGCGCACCGATCAGGACGCACCCAAGCACAAGGGCCTGAGCTATCTGATCGTCGACATGGAAGCGCCGGGCATCGAGATCCGCCCGCTGCGGCAGATGACCGGCGGCGCCGAGTTCAACGAAGTCTTCATGGACAACGTGTTCGTGCCGCGCTCGTACCTGATCGGCGGCGAGAACGAGGGCTGGCACGTCTCGATGCACACCCTCGCGCACGAGCGTGGCACTGCCTTCTGTTTCAAGGAACAGGTGAAGCAGAAGATCTGGGTGGATCAACTCGTCGAATTGATCCGCGAGCGTGCCGCGGGCGGACAGCCCGTCTCCGCATCGGTGCGCGACGAAGCGGTCAAGGCGTTCATCAACGTCGAAATCATGGGCTTGATGAATTTGAAAACGATCACCCGTCTCGATCGCGGCGAATTACCCGGACCCGAATCGAGTTTGGTGAAGGAATTCTGGACGCGCATCTCGCAGCACTTGCAACAGGTGGCCGTGGCCGCCGAAGGGGTCCACGGCCAGCTCCTGTCGGGCGACGCGCACGCGCTCGCCGGTGGCCGCTGGGCGACGACCTATCTCTACGCCCAATCCAACGGCATCGCCGGTGGCACGTCGGAAGTGCAGCTCAACATCCTTGCGCAACGCATGCTGGGCCTGCCGAAGGGCTGA